A single window of Arvicanthis niloticus isolate mArvNil1 chromosome X, mArvNil1.pat.X, whole genome shotgun sequence DNA harbors:
- the Akap4 gene encoding A-kinase anchor protein 4 isoform X2: MSDDIDWLHSRRGVCKVDLYSPKGQQDQDRKVICFVDVSTLNVEDKDSKGAAGSSSEGELNLENLEEKEIIVIKDTEKQDQSKTEGSVCLFKQAPSDPISVLNWLLNDLQKYALGFQHALSPSASSCKHKVGDLEGDYPKIPSENCFSVYADQVNLDYLNKGPQNLRLEMAASKNTNNNQSPSNPATKSPSNQRSIATPDGECSMDDLSFYVNRLSSLVIQMARKEIKDKLEGGNKCLHHSMYTSGEKGKTSPRSAVSKIASEMAHEAVELTSSEMRGNGEECRDGRKTFLYSELSNKNKCGEKQQMCPKDSKEFADSISKGLMVYANQVASDMMVSVMKTLKVHSCGKPIPACVVLKRVLLKHTKEIVSDLIDSCMKNLHNITGVLMTDSDFVSAVKRNLFNHGKQNAADIMEAMLKRLVSALLGEKKESKSQSLAYATLKAGTHDPKCKNQSLEFSAMKAEMKGKDKCKTKADPCKSLTSAERVSEHILKESLTMWNNQKQGNQGKTNNKVCPSKEEKREKISPSTDSLAKDLIVSALMLIQYHLTQQAKGKDPCEEECPGSSMGYMSQSAQYEKCGGGQSAKSLSMKHFETRGAPGPSTCVKENQLESQKMDMSNMVLSLIQKLLSESPFSCDELSEGENKRCSDPRSSKAAPMAKRPEDQCQDSTELDFISGMKQMNRQFIDQLVESVMKLCLIMAKYSNNGAALAELEEQAALASGGSRCGREAVMSQSYPEAPGPEVIVNNQCSTSNLQKQLQAVLQWIAASQFNVPMLYFMGDDDGQLEKLPEVSAKAAEKGYSVGDLLQEVMKFAKERQLDEAVGNMARKQLLDWLLANL, encoded by the exons acGGAGGGATCTGTGTGCCTTTTCAAACAAGCTCCCTCTGATCCCATAAGTGTCCTCAACTGGCTCCTCAATGATCTCCAGAAGTATGCCTTGGGTTTCCAACATGCATTAAGTCCCTCAGCCTCTAGCTGTAAACATAAAGTAGGAGACCTAGAGGGTGATTATCCAAAAATACCCTCTGAGAACTGCTTCAGTGTGTACGCTGATCAAGTAAACTTAGATTATTTGAACAAAGGACCTCAAAACCTTCGCCTAGAAATGGCGGCATCCAAAAACACCAACAATAACCAAAGTCCCTCAAATCCTGCAACCAAATCTCCTAGCAATCAGAGGTCAATTGCCACTCCTGATGGAGAATGTTCTATGGACGACCTTTCCTTCTATGTCAACCGATTGTCATCTCTGGTAATCCAAATGGCCCGTAAGGAAATCAAGGACAAACTGGAAGGTGGAAACAAATGCCTCCATCATTCCATGTATACATcaggagaaaaagggaaaacCAGCCCCCGGAGCGCTGTCAGCAAAATTGCTTCTGAGATGGCCCATGAAGCTGTTGAACTGACCTCATCAGAAATGCGTGGCAATGGagaggaatgcagggatggccGGAAAACCTTTTTGTATAGTGAATTGTCTAACAAGAACAAGTGTGGTGAAAAGCAGCAGATGTGCCCAAAAGACAGCAAAGAATTTGCAGACTCCATCAGCAAGGGGCTTATGGTTTATGCAAATCAGGTGGCATCTGACATGATGGTCTCTGTTATGAAAACCTTGAAAGTGCACAGCTGTGGGAAGCCAATTCCGGCTTGTGTGGTCCTGAAGAGGGTACTATTAAAGCACACCAAGGAAATTGTATCTGATCTGATCGACTCATGCATGAAGAACTTGCATAATATAACAGGAGTCCTGATGACAGACTCAGACTTCGTCTCTGCTGTCAAGAGGAATCTTTTCAATCATGGTAAACAAAATGCAGCCGACATCATGGAGGCCATGCTAAAGCGTCTGGTCAGTGCTCTTCTTGGTGAGAAGAAGGAGAGTAAATCTCAAAGTCTGGCATACGCAACCTTAAAAGCTGGAACTCATGATCCGAAATGCAAGAACCAGAGCCTTGAGTTCTCAGCTATGAAAgctgaaatgaaaggaaaagataaaTGCAAAACCAAAGCAGATCCATGCAAATCACTGACAAGTGCTGAGCGAGTCAGCGAGCATATCCTCAAAGAAAGCCTTACTATGTGGAACAACCAGAAGCAAGGAAACCAAGGCAAGACGAATAACAAAGTATGCCCCagtaaagaggagaagagagaaaagatcaGTCCTTCCACAGATTCACTGGCCAAGGATCTAATTGTCTCTGCCCTTATGCTCATTCAATACCATCTGACCCAACAAGCCAAGGGCAAAGATCCGTGTGAAGAGGAGTGCCCTGGTTCCTCCATGGGGTACATGTCCCAAAGTGCACAATACGAAAAGTGTGGAGGTGGCCAAAGTGCTAAATCACTTTCAATGAAGCATTTTGAAACCCGTGGAGCTCCTGGACCATCTACATGTGTGAAGGAAAATCAACTGGAGTCCCAGAAGATGGATATGTCAAACATGGTTCTGTCCCTGATTCAGAAACTTCTGAGTGAGAGCCCTTTCAGCTGTGATGAACTATCTGAAGGAGAGAATAAGCGTTGTTCTGATCCTAGATCAAGCAAAGCAGCTCCCATGGCCAAGAGACCTGAAGATCAATGCCAAGACAGTACAGAACTGGACTTCATCAGTGGAATGAAGCAAATGAACCGCCAGTTTATAGACCAACTGGTAGAATCCGTGATGAAACTGTGCCTGATCATGGCTAAGTACAGCAACAACGGAGCAGCCCTGGCTGAGCTGGAAGAACAAGCAGCCTTGGCGAGCGGTGGCTCCAGATGTGGCCGTGAAGCTGTGATGTCACAGAGTTATCCTGAAGCTCCGGGCCCTGAAGTTATCGTCAACAATCAGTGCTCTACAAGTAACTTGCAGAAGCAGCTGCAGGCTGTCCTGCAATGGATTGCAGCCTCTCAGTTTAACGTGCCTATGCTCTACTTCATGGGAGACGATGATGGACAACTAGAGAAG CTCCCTGAAGTTTCAGCTAAGGCAGCAGAGAAAGGGTACAGTGTAGGAGATcttcttcaggaggtcatgaagTTTGCCAAAGAGCGACAACTGGATGAAGCCGTGGGCAACATGGCCAGAAAGCAACTGCTAGACTGGCTTCTCGCTAACCTGTAA